The proteins below are encoded in one region of Helianthus annuus cultivar XRQ/B chromosome 2, HanXRQr2.0-SUNRISE, whole genome shotgun sequence:
- the LOC110927173 gene encoding IQ domain-containing protein IQM2, giving the protein MGLSFSCPFAAYTDLESALKSISLEDGEVKRLGLSCSFKIQDFEPSAMQLMGSQEMKIERSVSFKVSDKHVEKTEMPSESPRSNLEPGSPKHEAATKLQKVYKSFRTRRKLADCAVLIEQSWWKLLDFAELKRSSISFFDLDKQETAISRWSRARTRAAKVGKGLSKNGKAQKLALQHWLEAIDPRHRYGHNLHFYYGKWLQSQSKEPFFYWLDIGEGKEVNLVEKCPRSKLQQQCIKYLGPMERKEYEVMIEDGKLVYKRMGEYVDTTESSKGSKWIFVLSTSRTLYVGMKKKGLFQHSSFLAGGATLAAGRLVSEKGVLKAIWPHSGHYRPTQENFQDFVSFLQENDVDTTNVKMDSDEDDTDSFGKQSSSLHTRTHSSEEDVSEKEHQETEDARVDVHTSKMTIIMNQITYLPQESPKKSRLSRSSSRKLSTLRIPNKDDVFTSLNTKTHTDEADDSTGSHKIRTPTTHDMSDDEEEKTNLEDSVPKKSILQRIDSHKGTKSFQLGRQLSCKWSTGAGPRIGCLRDYPTELQSHALEQANLSPRSTPCNHKLAKKSSFSRISGPYRTRSSPSQISEFTEIF; this is encoded by the exons ATGGGGTTGTCATTTTCGTGCCCATTCGCAGCGTATACCGACTTAGAATCCGCGCTAAAATCCATCAGTTTAGAGGATGGTGAAGTTAAAAGATTGGGGCTATCTTGTAGTTTTAAGATTCAGGATTTTGAACCATCAGCAATGCAGTTAATGGGCTCTCAAGAAATGAAGATCGAAAGATCTGTTAGTTTTAAAGTTTCGGATAAACATGTTGAAAAGACCGAAATGCCCTCTGAGTCCCCGAGATCTAATCTTGAACCAGGGAGTCCCAAACATGAGGCAGCCACAAAGCTGCAAAAGGTTTACAAAAGCTTTCGAACACGAAGAAAGCTAGCAGATTGTGCGGTTTTAATTGAACAAAGCTG GTGGAAGTTATTAGATTTTGCGGAACTTAAGCGAAGTTCGATATCGTTTTTCGATCTTGATAAACAAGAAACCGCGATTTCGCGTTGGTCTAGAGCAAGAACGAGAGCTGCGAAG GTTGGGAAAGGCTTATCGAAGAACGGTAAAGCGCAAAAGCTTGCGTTGCAACACTGGCTTGAGGCG ATCGATCCAAGACATCGTTACGGGCATAATCTTCACTTCTATTATGGAAAATGGTTGCAGTCTCAAAGCAAAGAACCCTTCTTTTACTG GTTGGATATAGGAGAAGGGAAAGAAGTAAATCTTGTCGAGAAATGTCCGAGATCAAAACTTCAACAACAATGCATCAAATATCTCGGCCCC atgGAGAGGAAGGAATATGAGGTTATGATAGAGGACGGAAAACTTGTGTACAAACGGATGGGCGAGTACGTAGATACAACCGAATCATCGAAGGGTTCTAAGTGGATTTTTGTTTTGAGCACATCTAGAACTCTCTATGTTGGAATGAAGAAGAAAGGTTTATTTCAACATTCGAGTTTTTTAGCCGGTGGTGCGACATTAGCAGCCGGGAGATTAGTTTCGGAGAAAGGTGTCTTAAAG GCAATCTGGCCGCATAGTGGCCATTATCGTCCTACACAAGAGAATTTTCAAGATTTTGTGTCGTTTCTTCAAGAAAACGATGTGGATACGACCAACGTCAAG ATGGATTCAGATGAAGATGATACCGACTCATTCGGCAAACAGAGCAGTAGCCTTCATACAAGAACTCATTCTTCGGAAGAAGACGTGAGCGAAAAGGAGCACCAAGAGACAGAAGACGCGCGTGTAGACGTTCATACCTCAAAAATGACTATCATCATGAATCAAATTACTTATTTACCACAAGAATCACCAAAGAAATCGAGACTGTCTCGATCATCGAGTCGAAAACTAAGTACTCTCCGAATACCAAACAAAGACGACGTTTTTACGAGCTTAAACACCAAGACTCACACTGACGAAGCAGATGACTCAACCGGGTCCCACAAGATTCGCACTCCGACAACGCATGACATGTCGGATgacgaagaagaaaagacaaacttAGAGGACAGTGTTCCTAAAAAATCGATTCTACAAAGAATCGATTCACATAAAGGAACAAAATCTTTTCAACTGGGACGACAGCTGTCGTGCAAATGGAGCACGGGAGCTGGGCCCCGCATCGGGTGCTTGAGGGACTACCCGACCGAGCTCCAATCGCATGCATTAGAGCAAGCAAATTTGTCTCCAAGAAGTACTCCTTGTAACCATAAGTTAGCTAAGAAGAGTTCTTTTTCAAGAATAAGTGGACCTTATAGAACAAGATCTTCCCCAAGCCAAATAAGTGAATTTACAGAAATTTTTtga
- the LOC110927174 gene encoding annexin D5 isoform X1, with the protein MATLTVPPVPLSPRDDAIQLHKAFKGFGCDTAAVIGILAHRDATQRACIRQEYETMYSEDILKRLSSELSGKLETAVLLWMHDPAGRDAVILKQGLTSDFLNLEAVTEIICSRTSTQLLTLTQIYHSTFGSHLEHDIKRQASGDHEKILLACVNKPRYEGMEVDREMAAKDAKELYKAGEKKLGTDEKVFVQIFSERSRAHLVAINTCYHDMYGGSLKKAVKKETSGLFKSALLTILQCAENPTKYFAKVLHKSMAGLGTDDTTLIRVIVTRTEIDMQYIKAEYHKKYKKSLNDAVHSETSGHYQTFLLSLLGPNH; encoded by the exons ATGGCCACTCTAACTGTTCCTCCTGTACCACTTTCTCCAAGAGATGATGCAATTCAATTACATAAAGCCTTCAAAG GTTTTGGGTGTGATACAGCGGCAGTGATCGGTATACTTGCGCATCGAGATGCAACGCAGCGGGCGTGTATTCGACAAGAATACGAGACGATGTATTCTGAGGACATTCTTAAACGTTTGTCTTCTGAACTTAGTGGCAAGTTAGAG ACTGCAGTTTTGCTTTGGATGCATGATCCAGCAGGACGGGATGCCGTTATATTGAAACAAGGATTGACCAGTGATTTTCTTAATCTTGAAGCGGTAACCGAAATCATATGCTCGCGAACATCTACCCAGTTACTAACGCTTACGCAAATTTACCACTCGACTTTTGGATCTCATCTTGAACATGACATCAAGCGTCAAGCTTCTGGGGATCACGAAAAG ATTTTGCTTGCTTGTGTGAACAAACCACGGTATGAAGGCATGGAAGTCGATAGGGAAATGGCGGCAAAAGATGCAAAAGAGTTGTACAAAGCCGGTGAAAAGAAATTAGGAACCGACGAGAAGGTTTTCGTGCAAATCTTTAGTGAAAGAAGTAGAGCACATTTGGTTGCTATAAACACATGTTACCATGACATGTATGGTGGATCACTCAAAAAG GCTGTAAAGAAGGAAACTTCAGGGTTATTTAAAAGCGCACTTTTGACGATCTTACAATGTGCTGAAAATCCCACAAAGTATTTTGCAAAG GTGTTACATAAGTCAATGGCGGGCTTGGGGACCGATGACACAACACTTATAAGGGTGATTGTGACGAGAACTGAGATTGATATGCAATATATAAAGGCCGAGTACCATAAAAAGTATAAGAAGAGTTTGAATGATGCGGTTCACTCTGAAACATCTGGTCATTATCAGACCTTTCTTCTCTCGCTTCTCGGCCCAAATCATTAA
- the LOC110927174 gene encoding annexin D5 isoform X2 produces MATLTVPPVPLSPRDDAIQLHKAFKAAVIGILAHRDATQRACIRQEYETMYSEDILKRLSSELSGKLETAVLLWMHDPAGRDAVILKQGLTSDFLNLEAVTEIICSRTSTQLLTLTQIYHSTFGSHLEHDIKRQASGDHEKILLACVNKPRYEGMEVDREMAAKDAKELYKAGEKKLGTDEKVFVQIFSERSRAHLVAINTCYHDMYGGSLKKAVKKETSGLFKSALLTILQCAENPTKYFAKVLHKSMAGLGTDDTTLIRVIVTRTEIDMQYIKAEYHKKYKKSLNDAVHSETSGHYQTFLLSLLGPNH; encoded by the exons ATGGCCACTCTAACTGTTCCTCCTGTACCACTTTCTCCAAGAGATGATGCAATTCAATTACATAAAGCCTTCAAAG CGGCAGTGATCGGTATACTTGCGCATCGAGATGCAACGCAGCGGGCGTGTATTCGACAAGAATACGAGACGATGTATTCTGAGGACATTCTTAAACGTTTGTCTTCTGAACTTAGTGGCAAGTTAGAG ACTGCAGTTTTGCTTTGGATGCATGATCCAGCAGGACGGGATGCCGTTATATTGAAACAAGGATTGACCAGTGATTTTCTTAATCTTGAAGCGGTAACCGAAATCATATGCTCGCGAACATCTACCCAGTTACTAACGCTTACGCAAATTTACCACTCGACTTTTGGATCTCATCTTGAACATGACATCAAGCGTCAAGCTTCTGGGGATCACGAAAAG ATTTTGCTTGCTTGTGTGAACAAACCACGGTATGAAGGCATGGAAGTCGATAGGGAAATGGCGGCAAAAGATGCAAAAGAGTTGTACAAAGCCGGTGAAAAGAAATTAGGAACCGACGAGAAGGTTTTCGTGCAAATCTTTAGTGAAAGAAGTAGAGCACATTTGGTTGCTATAAACACATGTTACCATGACATGTATGGTGGATCACTCAAAAAG GCTGTAAAGAAGGAAACTTCAGGGTTATTTAAAAGCGCACTTTTGACGATCTTACAATGTGCTGAAAATCCCACAAAGTATTTTGCAAAG GTGTTACATAAGTCAATGGCGGGCTTGGGGACCGATGACACAACACTTATAAGGGTGATTGTGACGAGAACTGAGATTGATATGCAATATATAAAGGCCGAGTACCATAAAAAGTATAAGAAGAGTTTGAATGATGCGGTTCACTCTGAAACATCTGGTCATTATCAGACCTTTCTTCTCTCGCTTCTCGGCCCAAATCATTAA